One window of the Maylandia zebra isolate NMK-2024a linkage group LG19, Mzebra_GT3a, whole genome shotgun sequence genome contains the following:
- the rock2a gene encoding rho-associated protein kinase 2 isoform X3, whose protein sequence is MSLGAERRMETRLKKLEDMIRDPRSAINLESLLDSMNALVLDLGYPALRKNKNIETFLNRYEKVIGQIRDLQMKSEDFDRVKVIGRGAFGEVQLVRHKASQKVYAMKLLSKFEMIKRSDSAFFWEERDIMAFSNSPWVVQLCSAFQDDHYLYMVMEYMPGGDLVNLTSTYDVPEKWAKFYTAEVVMALDAIHSMGFIHRDVKPDNMLLDRLGHLKLADFGTCMKMDSTGMVHCDTAVGTPDYISPEVLKSQGGDGYYGRECDWWSVGVFIYELLVGDTPFYADSLVGTYSKIMDHKNSLNFPDDVEISNNAKNIICAFLTDREVRLGRNGVEEIKRHPFFKNDQWTFDTIRDTVAPVVPELSSDIDTSNFDEIEDDKGDVETFPTPKAFVGNQLPFVGFTYFKEDQLLNASNNSVAHENSKGESAALQKKLRHLEMQMNNDKQVKDDLEQKYRATTTRLEKLSKELEEEVSSRKNLESSLRQLEREKALLQHKSLESHRKAESEADRKRCLENEVNSLRDQLDDMKKRNQNSHISNEKNIHLQKQLEEANTLLRAETEAATRLRKAQTESSKQLQQLEANVRELQDKCCLLERSKLSLEKECISLQAALETERREHSQGSETITDLMGRISGLEEEARQQKQALSKAETEKRQLQEKLTDLEKEKSNKEIDLTYKLKVLQQELEQEEASHKATRAMQADKSKIKVTIEGAKSESMKELEQKLAEERAAKLRLENRILELEKQSSMMDCDNKQALQKLDELRRHKDHLTEEVKNLTLKIEQETQKRNLTQNDLKAQNQQLSALKTSEKQLKQETNHLLDIKRSLEKQNQELRKERQDTDGQMKELQDQLEAEQYFSTLYKTQVRELKEECEERNKLYKEVQQSLQELQEERDSLAAQLEITLTKADSEQLARSIAEEQYSDLEKEKIMKELELKEMMARHRQELSEKDITISSLEEANRTLTSDVANLANEKEELNNKLKEAIEETEKSKDWEQQISQMKQAFEKQLQCERTLKTQAVNKLAEIMNRKEVRGGGSRRGNDTDMRRKEKENRKLQLELRSEKEKLNSTIIKYQKEINEMQAQLADESQMRIEMQMALDSKDSDIEQLRNLLQTLSVQSMDSASVSSGPEFDADDAYTEMRLEGWLSLPVRNNTKKFGWERKYVVVSSKKILFYNSEQDKEQSIPNMVLDIDKLFHVRPVTQTDVYRADSKEIPRIFQILYANEGESKKEPEFPVEPHPIGEKSNYVCHKGHEFIPTLYHFPTNCEACTKPLWNMFKPPPALECRRCHIKCHKDHMDKKEEIIAPCKVNYDISTAKNLLLLAVSQEEQQKWVSRLVKKIPKKPPHPEQFARSSPRTSMKVQPSQSMRRPSRQLPTSKSS, encoded by the exons gACTCCATGAATGCGCTGGTCTTAGACTTGGGCTACCCTGCACTAcgaaagaacaaaaacattgaGACCTTCTTAAACAGAT ATGAGAAAGTCATTGGCCAGATTCGAGATCTGCAGATGAAGTCTGAAGACTTTGACAGAGTTAAAGTGATTGGCCGAGGAGCATTTGGTGAAGTGCAACTG GTCAGACATAAAGCCTCACAGAAGGTCTACGCAATGAAGCTGCTCAGCAAATTTGAGATGATAAAACGCTCAGACTCAGCATTCTTCTGGGAAGAGAGAGATATCATGGCTTTTTCCAACAGTCCCTGGGTTGTGCAG TTGTGCTCTGCCTTCCAAGATGACCACTACCTCTACATGGTGATGGAGTACATGCCAGGAGGCGACCTGGTTAACCTCACCAGCACCTATGATGTACCGGAGAAGTGGGCCAAGTTCTACACAGCGGAGGTGGTGATGGCCCTGGACGCCATTCACTCCATGGGCTTCATTCACCGCGATGTGAAGCCAGACAACATGCTGCTGGACAGACTCGGACACCTGAAGCTGGCTGACTTTGGCACTTGCATGAAAATGGACTCG ACCGGCATGGTGCACTGTGACACAGCTGTTGGGACTCCAGACTACATCTCGCCAGAAGTGCTAAAATCCCAGGGAGGAGATGGCTATTATGGGAGAGAATGCGACTGGTGGTCCGTAGGGGTCTTCATTTACGAGTTGCTCGTCG GTGACACGCCGTTCTACGCAGACTCTTTGGTGGGAACATACAGTAAAATCATGGACCACAAGAACTCCCTCAATTTTCCAGATGATGTGGAGATCTCCAACAATGCCAAGAATATCATCTGTGCCTTCCTGACTGACAG GGAGGTGCGATTAGGCAGAAACGGCGTGGAGGAAATCAAGCGACATCCTTTCTTCAAAAATGACCAGTGGACCTTTGACACCATCAGAGACA CGGTTGCCCCTGTGGTCCCAGAGCTGAGCAGTGACATAGACACCAGCAACTTTGATGAGATAGAAGACGACAAAGGCGATGTAGAAACCTTCCCCACACCTAAGGCATTTGTCGGCAATCAGTTACCCTTTGTTGGCTTCACCTACTTCAAAGAAGACCA GTTATTAAATGCTTCCAACAACTCAGTGGCTCATGAGAATTCAAAAGGGGAG TCAGCAGCACTGCAGAAGAAACTTCGCCACCTAGAGATGCAGATGAATAATGACAAGCAAGTCAAAGATGATCTAGAGCAAAAATACAG GGCCACCACCACTCGTCTGGAAAAGCTCTCCAAAGAACTTGAGGAAGAG gtgagcagcagaaagaacCTGGAGTCGAGTCTGAGGCAGCTGGAGAGGGAGAAGGCTCTGCTGCAGCACAAAAGCCTGGAGAGCCACCGCAAGGCTGAGAGCGAGGCCGACAGGAAGCGCTGTCTGGAGAACGAAG TCAACAGCCTCAGAGACCAGCTGGATGACATGAAGAAGCGAAACCAAAACTCTCACATTTCCAATGAGAAGAACATTCACCTCCAGAAACAG CTGGAAGAAGCCAACACGTTGTTGCGGGCCGAGACGGAGGCGGCGACGAGACTCCGCAAAGCCCAAACTGAGAGCAgcaagcagctgcagcagctggaggcCAACGTGCGCGAGCTGCAGGACAAATGCTGCCTGCTGGAGCGCAGCAAGCTGAGTCTGGAGAAGGAATGCATCAGCCTGCAGGCTGCGCTAGAGACGGAGAGGAGGGAGCACAGCCAGGGCTCGGAAACCATCACTGACCTGATGG GACGCATTTCTGGCCTGGAAGAGGAGGCCCGTCAGCAGAAACAGGCTTTATCCAAAGCTGAGACTGAGAAGAGGCAGCTTCAAGAGAAACTCACTGATCTGGAGAAG GAGAAGAGCAACAAGGAGATCGATTTGACCTACAAGCTGAAGGTGCTGCAGCAGGAGCTGGAACAGGAGGAGGCCTCTCATAAGGCCACCAGAGCAATGCAGGCAGACAAGAGCAAGATCAAGGTCACCATCGAGGGCGCCAAGTCAGAGTCCATGAAGG AGTTGGAGCAGAAGCTGGCAGAGGAGCGAGCTGCCAAACTGCGGCTGGAGAACAGAATACTAGAGCTGGAGAAGCAGAGCAGCATGATGGACTGTGACAACAAACAGGCCCTGCAGAAGCTAGACGAGCTGCGCAGACACAAGGATCACCTTACTGAGGAG GTGAAGAACCTGACACTGAAGATCGAGCAGGAGACCCAGAAGCGTAACCTGACTCAGAACGACCTGAAGGCTCAAAACCAGCAGCTCAGTGCTCTGAAAACCTCCGAGAAGCAGCTCAAGCAGGAAACTAATCACCTGCTGGATATTAAGCGCAGCTTGGAGAAGCAGAACCAGGAGCTGCGCAA agAAAGACAGGACACAGATGGACAAATGAAGGAGTTACAAGACCAGTTAGAGGCTGAGCAGTATTTCTCA ACTCTCTATAAGACCCAGGTTCGTGAGCTGAAGGAGGAATGTGAGGAGAGGAACAAACTCTACAAAGAAGTGCAGCAGTCTCTGCAGGAGCTGCAGGAGGAGAG GGACTCTTTGGCAGCACAGCTGGAGATCACTCTGACAAAGGCTGACTCGGAGCAGCTGGCGCGCTCCATCGCTGAGGAGCAGTACTCCGACCTCGAGAAGGAGAAGATAATGAAGGAGCTGGAGCTGAAGGAGATGATGGCTCGCCATCGCCAGGAGCTCTCTGAGAAGGACATCACCATCAGCTCT CTGGAAGAAGCTAATAGGACCCTGACGAGTGATGTCGCCAATCTGGCCAATGAGAAGGAGGAACTGAACAACAAACTGAAGGAGGCAATAGAGG AAACTGAGAAGTCGAAGGACTGGGAGCAGCAGATAAGCCAGATGAAGCAGGCATTTGAGAAGCAGCTGCAGTGCGAGAGGACGCTAAAAACCCAG GCCGTCAATAAGCTGGCAGAGATCATGAACAGGAAGGAAGTGCGTGGCGGAGGCAGCCGCCGTGGTAACGACACAGACATGCGGCGAAAGGAGAAGGAGAACAGGAAGCTGCAGCTTGAGCTCAGGTCAGAGAAGGAAAAGCTGAACAGCACCATCATCAAATATCAGAAGGAGATCAACGAAATGCAAGCA CAACTGGCAGATGAGAGCCAGATGCGCATTGAGATGCAGATGGCTCTGGACAGTAAGGACAGTGACATTGAGCAGCTGAGAAATCTCCTGCAGACGCTCAGTGTTCAGTCGATGGACTCCGCCAGCGTCAGCAGCGGGCCCGAGTTTGATGCTGATGATGCGTACACAG AAATGAGGCTCGAGGGCTGGCTGTCTCTCCCCGTCAGAAACAATACCAAGAAGTTTGGATGGGAGCGAAAG TACGTTGTAGTAAGCAGCAAGAAGATTCTTTTCTACAACAGCGAGCAAGACAAAGAGCAGTCCATCCCCAACATGGTGCTCGATATAGA TAAACTCTTCCATGTGAGACCTGTTACTCAGACAGATGTGTATCGAGCTGACTCCAAAGAAATTCCCAGGATATTCCAG ATTCTTTATGCCAATGAAGGTGAAAGCAAAAAGGAGCCAGAGTTTCCCGTGGAGCCGCATCCCATTGGAGAAAAGTCCAATTACGTCTGCCACAAAGGCCACGAGTTCATTCCCACCCTCTACCACTTCCCCACCAACTGTGAGGCCTGCACAAAGCCACTGTGGAACATGTTCAAGCCGCCCCCTGCTCTGGAGTGCCGGCGTTGCCACATCAAGTGCCACAAGGATCACATGGACAAGAAGGAGGAGATCATCGCCCCCTGTAAAG TGAACTACGACATTTCTACAGCCAAGAACCTGCTCCTGCTCGCCGTGTCCCAGGAGGAGCAGCAGAAGTGGGTGAGCCGGTTGGTCAAGAAGATTCCCAAAAAGCCTCCACACCCAGAACAGTTCGCACGCTCCTCACCGCGGACCTCCATGAAGGTTCAGCCCAGCCAGTCCATGAGGAGGCCCAGTCGACAGCTCCCCACCAGCAAGAGCAG tTAA